The Arachis hypogaea cultivar Tifrunner chromosome 14, arahy.Tifrunner.gnm2.J5K5, whole genome shotgun sequence genome has a segment encoding these proteins:
- the LOC112741327 gene encoding pentatricopeptide repeat-containing protein At4g16390, chloroplastic-like codes for MASRLCCSSPSPLSHQHRCSQTHSRISPSPTTKPKTSLQLIHVSLQQHQHPEQEAPSSSSKPRIWVNPNNPLAKRLRRKSNSSRYVSLVKFAQSLDSCDPTSEQVSTILASFGNTVLERDAVFVLNKMENSNTAPLVMRHFRDKIKPSKDTELILYNVTVKVCRKSMDFQAAEKLFDEMLQRGMQPNNITFSTLINCARMCALPDKAVEWFEKMPGFGCEPDGITSSAMVYAYARTGNADMALKLYNRAKEEKWRLDAVTFSALIKMIGVSGNYDGCLSVYQEMKELGVRPNMALYNTLLEAMRKARRPRQAKAIYSEMISNGFSPDLVTYASLIRVYVRAQFSDDALSVYKEMKEKEIEMSSILYNVLLAMCADVHRVDEGVRIFKDMKSSGTCQPDSWTYSSMITLYSCHGKVSEAEAMLNEMIESGIEPTILVLTSMVQCYGKAKRTDDVVKICNQLLDLGMVPDDRFCCCLLNVMAQTPNKEMGMLTDSVEKGNAKLGSVVRYLVEEQEGDGDSFIKEVSELLSSVDAEAKMPLCNSLIDLCVKLNANGRAHDLLDLGLKLEIYVELQLRSQTQWLLHLKRLSVGAALTALHAWMNDLSKAFECGEDLPPLLGINTGQRKYKPSDKGLFCVLESHLKELNAPFHEHPNKAGWLLTTTAEAKSWLESKGSTESISTSNSLTQTNEQWPVTVNNV; via the coding sequence ATGGCTTCGcgcctctgttgttcttcccctTCCCCTCTCTCCCATCAACATCGCTGTTCTCAAACCCATTCCCGCATCTCCCCTTCTCCAACCACCAAACCCAAAACCTCCCTTCAACTTATTCATGTCTCCTTACAACAACACCAACACCCAGAACAAGAAGCACCCTCGTCTTCCTCCAAACCCCGCATCTGGGTTAACCCCAACAACCCCTTAGCCAAACGCCTCCGCCGCAAATCCAACTCCTCCAGGTACGTCTCCCTTGTCAAGTTCGCCCAATCTCTCGATTCCTGCGACCCCACTTCCGAACAAGTTTCTACGATCCTTGCTTCTTTCGGGAACACTGTTCTTGAACGTGATGCGGTCTTTGTTCTCAATAAGATGGAGAATTCTAACACAGCGCCTCTTGTAATGAGACACTTCAGGGACAAGATTAAACCCTCTAAAGACACCGAATTGATTCTCTATAACGTTACCGTCAAGGTGTGTAGGAAATCCATGGATTTCCAAGCTGCGGAGAagctgtttgatgaaatgcttcagAGAGGGATGCAGCCTAATAACATTACATTCTCCACTTTGATCAACTGTGCCAGGATGTGTGCTTTGCCTGATAAGGCTGTCGAGTGGTTTGAGAAGATGCCGGGCTTCGGATGCGAGCCAGACGGAATTACCTCTTCGGCTATGGTGTATGCTTATGCACGCACTGGTAATGCTGACATGGCCCTGAAGCTATATAATCGAGCGAAGGAGGAGAAGTGGCGCCTTGATGCCGTGACATTCTCGGCATTGATTAAGATGATTGGAGTGTCCGGAAACTATGATGGATGCTTGAGTGTGTaccaagaaatgaaggaacttGGTGTGAGGCCTAACATGGCATTGTATAACACGCTGTTGGAGGCCATGAGGAAAGCTAGGAGACCCCGGCAAGCCAAGGCTATATATTCAGAGATGATAAGTAATGGGTTCTCACCAGATTTGGTAACCTATGCATCTCTTATAAGGGTGTATGTAAGAGCACAATTTAGTGATGATGCTCTAAGTGTTTATAAGGAAATGAAGGAGAAGGAAATTGAGATGAGTTCAATTCTTTATAATGTGCTTTTGGCGATGTGTGCTGATGTTCACCGTGTTGATGAAGGTGTTAGGATTTTCAAGGACATGAAGAGTTCTGGGACTTGCCAGCCTGACAGTTGGACCTATTCATCCATGATCACCTTGTATTCGTGCCATGGCAAAGTTTCAGAGGCAGAGGCAATGTTGAATGAGATGATTGAATCCGGAATTGAGCCTACTATCCTTGTTCTGACATCGATGGTCCAGTGCTATGGAAAAGCCAAGCGAACTGATGATGTTGTGAAGATATGTAATCAACTCTTGGATTTGGGGATGGTTCCGGATGACCGCTTCTGTTGTTGTCTTCTGAATGTTATGGCTCAAACACCAAATAAAGAGATGGGTATGCTGACAGATAGTGTTGAGAAGGGTAACGCAAAACTTGGGTCTGTGGTTAGATATTTGGTGGAAGAACAGGAAGGTGATGGAGATTCTTTTATAAAAGAAGTATCAGAGCTTCTTAGTTCAGTTGATGCTGAAGCGAAAATGCCCTTATGCAATTCTCTCATTGATCTTTGTGTGAAGCTGAATGCAAATGGCAGAGCACATGACCTTCTAGACTTGGGACTGAAACTTGAGATATATGTTGAATTACAGCTCAGGTCTCAAACTCAGTGGTTGTTGCACCTGAAGAGACTCTCGGTCGGAGCTGCTCTTACTGCATTACATGCTTGGATGAACGACTTGTCGAAGGCTTTTGAATGCGGGGAGGACCTTCCACCATTGCTTGGAATTAATACTGGGCAGAGGAAGTACAAGCCTTCAGACAAAGGTCTGTTTTGTGTCCTTGAATCACATTTGAAAGAGCTCAATGCTCCATTCCATGAGCATCCAAACAAGGCTGGCTGGCTTTTGACCACCACTGCAGAAGCCAAGTCATGGCTGGAGTCTAAGGGTTCAACCGAATCAATCTCCACTTCAAACTCCCTAACTCAAACAAATGAACAATGGCCTGTCACCGTTAATAATGTTTAG
- the LOC112741329 gene encoding uncharacterized protein codes for MAEKVTVMKLKVDLECHKCYKKVKKVLAKFPQIRDEKFDEKQNIVTITVVCCSPEKIRDKLCYKGGGSIKSIEIVDPPKPEKKKDADDKPKAPAPDPPKKKDAAADKPKPKLADEPDKKKDAGDKEKPKDAAPKEKADKPKGDSEKPKGDPEKPKDKPAEAKPAPPPVKIADPVAAYPPAPQPMMVPVGICVTGYEGGPGPCVNGYAGPVMCYDGYYARPVYDSYGGGRPYYVNRCDQYFSDENPAGCTVM; via the exons ATGGCTGAGAAG GTGACTGTAATGAAGCTCAAGGTTGACCTTGAATGCCACAAATGCTACAAGAAGGTCAAGAAGGTTCTCGCTAAGTTCCCTC AAAttcgagacgagaaattcgacgaGAAGCAAAATATCGTGACCATCACGGTGGTGTGCTGCAGCCCCGAGAAGATCCGGGACAAGCTTTGCTACAAAGGCGGAGGCTCCATCAAAAGCATTGAAATCGTCGACCCGCCCAAGCCCGAAAAGAAGAAGGATGCTGATGACAAGCCCAAAGCCCCCGCACCTGACCCTCCAAAGAAGAAAGATGCTGCTGCCGACAAACCAAAGCCCAAGCTCGCAGATGAGCCCGACAAGAAGAAGGATGCCGGGGACAAGGAGAAGCCTAAAGATGCTGCTCCCAAGGAAAAGGCTGATAAGCCCAAGGGTGACTCCGAGAAGCCTAAGGGTGACCCCGAGAAGCCCAAAGACAAGCCCGCAGAGGCAAAACCCGCACCTCCTCCCGTTAAGATTGCGGATCCCGTGGCGGCGTACCCGCCCGCGCCGCAACCGATGATGGTTCCAGTGGGTATATGCGTGACGGGCTATGAAGGTGGGCCTGGGCCGTGCGTGAATGGTTACGCTGGGCCCGTGATGTGCTACGATGGGTACTATGCAAGGCCCGTTTACGATAGTTACGGTGGAGGGAGACCGTATTATGTGAACCGTTGTGATCAATATTTCAGCGATGAAAACCCGGCAGGCTGCACCGTCATGTGA
- the LOC140178454 gene encoding uncharacterized protein — protein MVQWAIELSDFDLKYETRTAIKVQCLIDFMAEYAGDQEEASTTWKLCVDGSSNKIRSGAGIILVNQEGTQIEVSLKFEFPASNNQVEYEALIAGLKLVEEVGATKVVVFSDSQVVTSQINGEYQAKDPNMKRYLVLEYLRRFSETEVRHITRDLNSRADALSKLASTKPGKNNRSLIQETLQEPSVTKT, from the coding sequence atggttcaatgggctatAGAACTATCCGATTTCGACCtaaagtatgaaactcggacagcgaTTAAAGTCCAGTGCCTGATCGACTTCATGGCAGAATACGCGGGAGATCAAGAGGAAGCCTCCACAACTTGGAAGTTGTGCGTGGATGGCTCTTCCAATAAAATcagaagcggtgcaggcataatactggtcAACCAAGAGGGGACCCAAATAGAAGTCTCCCTGAAATTTGAATTCCCGGCCTCTAACAATCAGGttgaatatgaagccttgattgccggGTTGAAGTTAGtagaagaagtcggtgcaaccAAAGTAGTGGTCTTcagtgactctcaagtggtgacTTCTCAAAtcaatggagagtatcaggctaaagacccaaatatgaaaaggtacttggtTTTGGAGTACCTTAGGCGATTCTCAGAGACCGAAGTCAGACACATAACTCGAGATCTTAACAGCAGAGCAGACGCTCTCTCCaaattagcaagtaccaaaccaggaaaAAATAACAGAAGtctgatccaggaaactctccaagaGCCCTCTGTCACGAAAACATAG